The Montipora foliosa isolate CH-2021 chromosome 1, ASM3666993v2, whole genome shotgun sequence genome has a window encoding:
- the LOC138009020 gene encoding uncharacterized protein, whose amino-acid sequence MNTILVLTLSQKFVHINYEILQEVNTNTCKTELKEYEQLIPSSAVRPLRTKILFDPQKTYKFVLFDIETSSTTRRTELLQLSAITDDRKHSFSEYILPERSITTTATAVHNITVRFSGDQRVLCKAGNPVRANPLQTCLHSFTQFLDVCSSSSIDYLILLGHNASVFDTPRLLLTGGPTFTSNLNEMKVLLGDSLPVLKVLQDDIQKFGFINGVDNVNWPPYRDSKSYNLYEPNSPLQPAANKLGDVYETLFSDKFDAHDALEDVKALRKILFTAPLQVPNETLVSHGKCTSPNNAFEQATFLERRQDTIHSYDGKLYSTDQGCKESLSISMIQKMADAGLSYHTLQALYEKYGLNGLYGVLALAPTTSRAESVSRVTANKRILSIILLHFQTP is encoded by the exons ATGAACACAATATTGGTCTTAACCTTGTCCCAGAAGTTTGTACACATCAACTACGAAATTCTACAGGAGGTTAACACAAACACTTGTAAAACTGAACTGAAGGAATATGAACAACTGATCCCTTCTTCTGCAGTCAGGCCTCTACGCACGAAAATACTCTTTGATCCTCAAAAAACCTACAAATTTGTTCTATTTGATATTGAAACAAGttcaacaacaagaagaacCGAATTGCTTCAACTCTCGGCGATTACAGACGACAGAAAACACTCATTCTCCGAATACATTCTTCCTGAACGCTCTATAACAACTACTGCAACTGCTGTTCACAACATTACAGTGAGATTTTCTGGGGATCAAAGAGTGTTATGCAAAGCTGGAAACCCTGTCCGAGCGAACCCTTTACAAACCTGCCTTCATTCATTCACGCAATTTTTAGATGTTTGTTCTTCGAGTTCCATCGATTACTTGATCCTTTTAGGTcacaatgcttctgtttttgaTACACCAAGACTTCTCCTTACTGGAGGTCCTACCTTTACAAGTAACCTTAACGAAATGAAAGTGTTACTTGGCGATAGCTTGCCAGTATTGAAGGTCCTACaagatgatatacaaaaatttggttttatcaacggagttgataatgtaaattggccaccgtacagagattctaaaagctataATCTCT ATGAGCCGAACAGCCCTCTGCAGCCTGCAGCAAACAAGTTGGGCGATGTTTATGAAACCCTGTTCTCTGACAAGTTTGACGCTCATGACGCTTTAGAAGACGTCAAAGCCCTCAGAAAAATCCTCTTTACTGCTCCACTGCAAGTTCCAAACGAGACACTGGTCAGTCACGGCAAATGTACATCGCCGAATAACGCCTTCGAACAAGCCACCTTCTTGGAACGACGCCAAGATACCATCCACTCGTATGACGGGAAGCTTTACTCGACCGACCAAGGCTGTAAAGAATCGCTTTCGATAAGCATGATCCAGAAGATGGCAGATGCTGGTCTTTCGTACCACACACTCCAAGCTCTTTACGAAAAATATGGCCTGAACGGATTGTATGGAGTACTTGCTTTGGCGCCAACCACCAGTCGTGCAGAATCGGTCTCAAGAGTGACAGCCAACAAGAGGATTCTCTCCATCATACTACTACATTTCCAAACACCGTAA